A region of Pyxidicoccus parkwaysis DNA encodes the following proteins:
- a CDS encoding putative metal-binding motif-containing protein, which translates to MEISFNFNAGCIEVRARDQASPDKTSRGTVEVFNRGATERQVVISVQRKDDWSRTLELVSIAHERSCSGAEVAQASQTVTLDTAGVKTVKVALNAVDEDGDGYVPTSAGGTDCDDNDGAVSQRSFYRDADGDGYGAGEPVKGCVAPSQYVARDGDCDDTTTERAPGRAEVCDGIDNNCANGIDDGLVLSSFYLDADHDGVGAGPVVKACTAPPNHVATNNDCDDNDSERKPGLAEVCDDKDNDCNNRVDDGLAVSTFYRDADGDGFGKASDSQQKCRAPTGYVATSTDCDDDKAAVNPNAQEVCNDIDDNCRNGTDEGFNKTWYRDGDGDTYGKQSDSLTGCMQPAGYVAPTSAFDCDDGNGAVNPGATEKCNEIDDNCVGGADEPFTSGTTRKGASCATPCSGIYVCNAAQDGTSCNAPAPTNYYTDADGDGDGAASATAQPICPGQSVPANTASRNTDCDDNDKYNKGNGTEVCDQRDNNCDTTADENNVCMGAGWKPLVEPAIGTKDWNTVAINKDSASGYPVWIAGANGVLARRNGAGETFTSFDGACGTTTWNAAWVSSDGSVFLAGSGGRVAQHNGTTCVQQHPLPGGGNGTGIIGFDGSPTNLFVVDDNGRLHSWASGSAPVQVDDNARVYRDIHGIDDTRVLIAAQESGGNHKPIIESYTGGGNTSGMGGVTGPNDTSIRGIWMTSAAIAYAVGDSSNILRWGGGNWSAVTPPATANYTSVCAPDRTSVYVTDDVGVIRRYTGTQWLAPLYTAFPAGPLRDVVSVNPSNIWAVGPGGRVIHFPELP; encoded by the coding sequence ATGGAGATCTCCTTCAACTTCAATGCGGGCTGCATCGAGGTGCGGGCCAGGGACCAGGCCTCGCCGGACAAGACGAGCCGTGGGACGGTGGAGGTCTTCAACCGCGGCGCGACGGAGCGGCAGGTGGTCATCAGCGTCCAGCGCAAGGACGACTGGAGCCGGACGCTGGAGCTCGTCTCCATCGCGCACGAGCGCTCCTGCTCCGGCGCCGAGGTGGCACAGGCCAGTCAGACGGTGACGCTGGACACAGCGGGCGTGAAGACGGTGAAGGTGGCGCTGAACGCGGTGGACGAAGATGGCGACGGCTACGTCCCCACGTCCGCAGGCGGCACGGACTGCGACGACAACGACGGGGCCGTGTCGCAGCGCTCCTTCTACCGGGACGCGGACGGAGACGGGTACGGCGCGGGTGAGCCGGTGAAGGGCTGCGTGGCGCCCTCCCAGTACGTGGCGCGCGACGGGGACTGCGATGACACCACCACCGAGCGGGCGCCGGGCCGGGCCGAGGTGTGCGACGGAATCGACAACAACTGCGCTAACGGTATCGATGACGGCCTGGTGCTGAGCAGCTTCTACCTGGACGCGGACCACGACGGCGTGGGCGCGGGGCCGGTGGTGAAGGCCTGCACCGCGCCGCCCAACCACGTCGCGACCAACAACGACTGCGATGACAACGACAGCGAGCGCAAGCCCGGGCTGGCGGAGGTGTGCGACGACAAGGACAACGACTGCAACAACCGGGTGGATGATGGCCTGGCGGTGAGCACCTTCTACCGGGACGCGGATGGCGACGGCTTCGGCAAGGCCTCGGACTCCCAGCAGAAGTGCAGGGCGCCGACCGGCTACGTGGCCACCAGCACCGACTGCGACGACGACAAGGCCGCCGTGAATCCCAACGCCCAGGAGGTGTGCAACGACATCGACGACAACTGCCGCAACGGCACGGACGAGGGCTTCAACAAGACCTGGTACCGCGACGGCGACGGCGACACCTACGGCAAGCAGAGCGACTCGTTGACGGGCTGCATGCAGCCCGCGGGCTACGTGGCGCCCACCTCCGCCTTCGACTGCGATGACGGCAACGGCGCGGTGAACCCCGGCGCCACCGAGAAGTGCAACGAGATCGACGACAACTGCGTGGGCGGCGCGGATGAGCCCTTCACGAGCGGGACGACGCGGAAGGGCGCCTCCTGCGCCACCCCCTGCTCCGGCATCTACGTGTGCAACGCGGCGCAGGACGGCACCTCCTGCAACGCGCCGGCGCCGACGAATTACTACACCGACGCGGATGGCGACGGGGATGGCGCCGCCAGCGCCACCGCGCAGCCCATCTGCCCCGGGCAGAGCGTCCCCGCCAACACGGCGAGCCGGAACACCGACTGCGACGACAACGACAAGTACAACAAGGGCAACGGCACCGAGGTCTGCGACCAGCGGGACAACAACTGCGACACCACCGCCGACGAGAACAACGTGTGCATGGGCGCCGGCTGGAAGCCGCTGGTCGAGCCGGCCATCGGGACGAAGGACTGGAACACGGTGGCCATCAACAAGGACAGCGCCAGCGGCTACCCGGTGTGGATTGCGGGCGCCAACGGCGTGCTGGCCCGGCGCAACGGCGCGGGCGAGACGTTCACCAGCTTCGACGGTGCGTGCGGCACCACCACCTGGAATGCCGCCTGGGTGAGCAGTGATGGAAGCGTGTTCCTCGCGGGCAGCGGGGGGCGGGTGGCCCAGCACAACGGAACCACCTGCGTCCAGCAGCACCCGCTGCCGGGCGGCGGCAACGGCACGGGCATCATCGGCTTCGACGGAAGCCCAACGAACCTCTTCGTGGTGGACGACAACGGCCGCCTGCACTCCTGGGCGTCGGGCAGCGCGCCGGTGCAGGTGGACGACAACGCTCGCGTCTACCGGGACATTCATGGCATCGACGACACGCGCGTGCTCATCGCCGCCCAGGAGTCGGGAGGGAACCACAAGCCCATCATCGAGAGCTATACCGGCGGCGGGAATACCAGCGGCATGGGTGGCGTCACCGGGCCCAACGACACGAGCATCCGGGGCATCTGGATGACGTCGGCGGCGATTGCATACGCGGTGGGAGACAGCTCCAACATCCTCAGATGGGGAGGCGGCAATTGGTCGGCCGTGACGCCTCCGGCGACCGCCAACTACACCAGCGTCTGCGCGCCGGACCGCACGTCGGTCTACGTCACGGACGACGTGGGCGTCATCCGCCGCTACACGGGCACGCAGTGGCTGGCCCCGCTGTATACGGCGTTCCCCGCGGGTCCGCTCCGGGACGTCGTGAGCGTCAACCCGTCCAACATCTGGGCCGTGGGGCCCGGCGGGCGCGTCATCCACTTCCCGGAGTTGCCGTAG
- a CDS encoding ArsR/SmtB family transcription factor — protein sequence MPEPGVSLDLMFHALSDPSRRSMVERLCRGPASVSELAQPLDMSLPAVVQHLQVLETSGLVRTEKVGRVRTCRIEPQALRAAEQWITERRSLWERRLDRLGDFLEENPEEAPRKKP from the coding sequence ATGCCCGAGCCTGGAGTCTCACTCGACCTGATGTTCCACGCGCTCTCGGACCCGAGCCGGCGGAGCATGGTGGAGCGGCTGTGCCGCGGACCGGCCTCGGTCAGCGAGCTCGCCCAGCCGCTCGACATGTCCCTGCCGGCCGTGGTCCAGCACCTCCAGGTGTTGGAGACGAGCGGGCTCGTTCGTACGGAGAAGGTCGGCCGTGTGCGCACCTGCCGCATCGAGCCGCAGGCCCTCCGGGCGGCCGAGCAGTGGATTACCGAACGGCGCTCGCTCTGGGAGCGCCGCCTGGACCGCCTGGGCGACTTCCTCGAGGAGAATCCCGAGGAAGCCCCCCGGAAGAAGCCCTGA
- a CDS encoding DoxX family protein, protein MTTEATLNANAAATPTSKSFARHLPTVARVLMGILLFGPGLMGLLNLAPQPATPPPEGAVAFGMAMMKTGYLFQFVKGTEVLVGALLLSNRFVPLALAIAAPVVLNIVAFHAFLAPEGLALPIVLLALHVFLAWSYRSLYRPMLASRAKPG, encoded by the coding sequence ATGACGACGGAAGCGACGCTCAACGCAAATGCGGCGGCAACCCCCACCTCGAAGTCGTTTGCCCGGCACCTGCCCACGGTGGCCCGGGTACTGATGGGGATTCTCCTCTTCGGCCCCGGGCTCATGGGCTTGCTGAACCTCGCCCCGCAGCCCGCGACGCCCCCGCCCGAGGGTGCCGTTGCGTTCGGCATGGCGATGATGAAGACGGGCTACCTGTTCCAGTTCGTCAAGGGCACCGAGGTGCTCGTGGGCGCGCTGCTGCTGTCGAACCGCTTCGTGCCGCTCGCGCTGGCCATCGCCGCGCCGGTGGTGCTCAACATCGTCGCCTTCCACGCCTTCCTGGCGCCGGAGGGGTTGGCCCTCCCCATCGTCCTCCTGGCGCTGCACGTCTTCCTGGCGTGGTCCTACCGCTCGCTGTACCGGCCCATGCTGGCTTCGCGCGCGAAGCCCGGGTAG
- a CDS encoding YciI family protein: MAFMLMILEPRGQRLERTQEQAHHAMDRMLRFREDLKSRGILRLGESLRSDDNAVRVGLRGGKRVVNDGPFAEAKEMVGGIFLLDCKSMDEALAIAGECPAAEWATVEVRELGPCFADTEGWPSASVTRS; the protein is encoded by the coding sequence ATGGCATTCATGTTGATGATTCTGGAGCCTCGGGGGCAGCGGCTGGAGCGGACGCAGGAGCAGGCGCATCACGCCATGGACCGGATGCTCCGCTTCCGTGAAGACCTCAAGAGCCGCGGCATCCTCCGGCTCGGTGAGTCGCTGCGCTCGGACGACAACGCGGTGCGCGTCGGACTTCGCGGCGGCAAGCGCGTGGTGAATGACGGCCCGTTCGCCGAGGCCAAGGAGATGGTCGGCGGCATCTTCCTCCTCGACTGCAAGTCCATGGACGAAGCGCTCGCGATTGCGGGCGAGTGTCCCGCCGCGGAGTGGGCCACCGTCGAGGTGCGCGAGCTGGGCCCGTGCTTCGCGGACACCGAGGGGTGGCCCTCGGCGTCCGTCACCCGGAGCTAG
- a CDS encoding MarR family winged helix-turn-helix transcriptional regulator produces MARPATSEQAKLEAQAWRMFFDFFMRTRPQRDKLLARLGLTPNDARGLGELDATEGRTMRSLADAWECDASNATFIVDRLESRGLVERRPHPEDRRIRSVVLTARGVRLKRQLLEGLYAPPEELSRLKPSELEVLTTLLARMLGGP; encoded by the coding sequence ATGGCACGTCCCGCGACTTCGGAGCAGGCGAAGCTGGAGGCACAGGCCTGGCGCATGTTCTTCGACTTCTTCATGCGCACACGGCCGCAGCGCGACAAGCTCCTCGCCCGGCTCGGGCTCACGCCCAACGACGCGCGCGGGCTGGGCGAATTGGATGCGACGGAGGGCCGCACCATGCGCTCCCTCGCGGACGCGTGGGAATGTGACGCCTCCAATGCCACCTTCATCGTGGACCGGCTCGAATCGCGCGGGCTGGTGGAGCGGCGGCCGCATCCAGAGGACCGGCGCATCCGCTCCGTCGTCCTCACCGCGCGGGGCGTGCGGCTCAAGCGTCAATTGCTGGAAGGGCTGTATGCCCCACCCGAGGAGCTGTCCCGGCTGAAGCCCTCGGAGTTGGAGGTGTTGACCACCCTCCTCGCTCGGATGCTCGGCGGGCCCTGA
- a CDS encoding AraC family transcriptional regulator, producing the protein MVDKQLWAPVDPLGEALHFLRMTGSFYCQSELSAPWGLGLPPMSGCMWFHVVTAGQCTLEVGDAAPVALRPGDLALVPHGEGHCLRSEPRVATPLANELPQQQVSERYSVLRHGGGGTPATLVCGAVRFDHPAAHAVVRLLPRVIHLDAASSPHADWMESTLKLMAAEARALRPGGETVITRLADILVVQAIRSWIQQDPAAQTGWLGALQDKQLGRAIMLIHREPAHPWTLASLASAVAMSRSAFAARFTELVGEPAMHYVARWRMHMAVTLLKEDSAGLGELASRLGYQSEAAFSRAFKRFIGVSPGAMRRDSEATARPRIRRARTRA; encoded by the coding sequence ATGGTGGACAAGCAGCTCTGGGCGCCCGTGGACCCGCTCGGCGAGGCGCTGCACTTCCTGCGGATGACGGGCAGCTTCTACTGCCAGTCGGAGCTGTCCGCGCCGTGGGGCCTCGGGCTGCCGCCCATGTCCGGGTGCATGTGGTTCCACGTCGTGACGGCCGGCCAGTGCACGCTCGAAGTCGGAGACGCCGCGCCCGTCGCCTTGCGGCCGGGGGACCTCGCGCTCGTGCCGCACGGCGAGGGCCACTGCCTGCGCAGCGAGCCGCGTGTCGCCACGCCCCTGGCCAACGAGCTTCCTCAGCAGCAGGTCAGCGAGCGTTATTCCGTCCTCCGTCATGGCGGCGGCGGCACGCCGGCCACGCTCGTCTGCGGCGCCGTCCGCTTCGACCACCCCGCGGCGCACGCCGTCGTCCGGCTCCTGCCCCGGGTGATTCACCTGGACGCCGCGAGCTCGCCCCACGCGGACTGGATGGAGAGCACGCTCAAGCTGATGGCCGCCGAGGCCCGGGCGCTGCGCCCCGGCGGAGAGACGGTCATCACCCGCCTCGCGGACATCCTCGTCGTCCAGGCCATCCGCTCGTGGATACAGCAGGACCCGGCCGCGCAGACGGGCTGGCTCGGCGCGCTGCAGGACAAGCAGCTGGGCCGTGCCATCATGCTCATCCACCGCGAGCCGGCGCACCCCTGGACGCTGGCCTCGCTCGCGTCGGCGGTCGCCATGTCGCGCTCGGCCTTCGCGGCGCGCTTCACCGAGCTCGTCGGCGAGCCCGCCATGCACTACGTCGCGCGCTGGCGGATGCACATGGCGGTGACGCTCCTCAAGGAGGACTCCGCGGGACTCGGGGAGCTGGCGAGCCGCCTCGGCTACCAGTCCGAGGCCGCCTTCAGCCGGGCCTTCAAGCGCTTCATCGGCGTGTCACCGGGCGCGATGCGGCGAGACTCCGAGGCCACCGCCCGCCCCCGCATCCGCCGCGCCCGCACCCGGGCGTGA
- a CDS encoding NAD(P)-dependent oxidoreductase, translating into MKVLVVGATGGSGRAAVERLLSEGHEVTALARRPEALGVASQRLSVVTGDVMNPADVERAVKGQDAVIVTLGISENPLTVRMRGSARTPMDVRSAGTRNVIAAMRGHGVRKLVVQTTYGVGETWERLSLKWKLLFSLLLKPQIADTEVQEREVRESGLDWVLARPVGLTDEAATDAPFASPEGVARGMSVSRKSVGRFLVEAVAGTKYIGQSVALSAA; encoded by the coding sequence ATGAAAGTGCTGGTCGTGGGAGCAACGGGAGGTTCCGGACGCGCGGCAGTCGAACGGCTGCTGTCCGAGGGACATGAGGTGACGGCCCTGGCCCGGAGGCCGGAGGCGCTCGGGGTGGCGTCGCAGCGGCTGTCCGTTGTGACGGGGGATGTGATGAACCCGGCGGACGTCGAGCGCGCCGTGAAGGGGCAGGACGCGGTGATTGTCACGCTCGGCATCAGCGAGAATCCGTTGACGGTGCGGATGCGCGGCAGCGCGAGGACGCCCATGGACGTTCGCTCGGCGGGGACGCGCAACGTCATCGCCGCCATGCGCGGGCATGGCGTCCGCAAGCTGGTGGTGCAGACCACCTACGGGGTGGGGGAGACGTGGGAGCGGCTGTCGCTCAAGTGGAAGCTCCTGTTCTCGCTGTTGCTGAAGCCGCAGATTGCGGACACGGAGGTGCAGGAGCGCGAGGTGCGGGAGAGCGGGCTGGACTGGGTGCTCGCGAGGCCCGTCGGCCTGACGGACGAGGCGGCGACGGACGCGCCCTTCGCGTCTCCGGAAGGGGTGGCCCGAGGGATGAGCGTGTCCCGGAAGAGCGTGGGCCGCTTCCTCGTGGAGGCGGTGGCGGGTACGAAGTACATCGGTCAGTCGGTGGCCCTGTCGGCCGCGTGA
- a CDS encoding anthrone oxygenase family protein, with protein sequence MLSTTRLVCTWLSALGSGVVAGVFFAFSAFVMQGLARLPPAQGMHAMQSINVTAVTPAFMSVLFGTAVAAVAAGVSALLSWQKPGSGWLLLGGVLYVLGGVVVTAAFNVPRNDALAAIEPARADAALLWERYVSGWTAWNHVRTVAALGATVCFILALRASPE encoded by the coding sequence ATGCTCTCCACCACACGACTCGTCTGCACCTGGCTGTCGGCGCTCGGCTCGGGCGTGGTGGCCGGGGTCTTCTTCGCGTTCTCCGCGTTCGTGATGCAGGGCCTCGCACGGTTGCCGCCCGCGCAGGGAATGCACGCGATGCAGTCCATCAACGTCACGGCGGTGACGCCCGCCTTCATGTCCGTGCTCTTCGGCACGGCCGTGGCGGCGGTGGCGGCCGGGGTGTCCGCGCTCCTCTCGTGGCAGAAACCCGGCTCGGGCTGGCTGCTCCTCGGCGGCGTGCTGTACGTGCTCGGCGGCGTCGTGGTGACGGCGGCGTTCAACGTGCCGAGGAATGACGCGCTCGCGGCCATCGAGCCGGCCCGCGCGGACGCGGCCCTGTTGTGGGAGCGCTACGTGTCGGGCTGGACGGCGTGGAACCACGTGCGCACCGTCGCCGCGCTCGGGGCCACGGTGTGCTTCATCCTGGCGCTCCGGGCCTCCCCGGAGTGA
- a CDS encoding oxidoreductase produces the protein MSKVWLITGSSRGLGLALAQAVLAAGHRLVATARKPEQLRELVEQYGERVRAVALDVTDPAAARAAVATATSAFGRLDVVVNNAGYGNVASIEDVAEADFREQFETNFFGVMHVTRAALPVMRAQGDGHIIQISSIGGRTGSPGLSAYQSAKWAVEGFSEVLAKEVGPLGIRVTIVEPGGFRTDWAGSSMRVDPVSDAYQPTVGAFMERVRKNTDGSRGDPAKAARAILRISEEKQPPLRLLLGTDAVFLAGAVAAQRAEEDARWKALSASTDYDGMVDFAQTSVARMLAQQRS, from the coding sequence ATGTCGAAGGTCTGGCTCATCACTGGTAGCTCCCGCGGGCTCGGGCTCGCTCTCGCGCAGGCCGTGCTGGCGGCCGGGCATCGCCTCGTGGCCACGGCGCGCAAGCCGGAGCAGCTGCGGGAGCTCGTCGAGCAGTACGGCGAGCGGGTCCGCGCGGTCGCCCTCGACGTGACGGACCCCGCCGCCGCGCGGGCCGCCGTCGCCACGGCCACCTCCGCGTTCGGTCGCCTGGACGTCGTCGTCAACAACGCGGGCTACGGCAACGTCGCCTCCATCGAGGACGTGGCGGAGGCCGACTTCCGCGAGCAGTTCGAGACGAACTTCTTCGGCGTCATGCACGTCACGCGTGCCGCGCTGCCCGTCATGCGCGCGCAGGGCGATGGGCACATCATCCAGATTTCCTCCATCGGCGGGCGCACGGGCAGCCCCGGCCTCTCGGCCTACCAGTCCGCGAAGTGGGCCGTGGAGGGCTTCTCGGAGGTCCTCGCGAAGGAGGTCGGCCCGCTCGGCATCCGCGTGACGATTGTGGAGCCGGGAGGGTTCCGCACCGACTGGGCCGGGTCCTCGATGCGCGTGGACCCCGTCAGCGACGCGTACCAGCCCACCGTCGGCGCGTTCATGGAGCGGGTGCGGAAGAACACCGACGGCAGCCGCGGCGACCCGGCGAAGGCCGCGCGGGCCATCCTCCGGATTTCAGAGGAGAAGCAGCCGCCGCTCCGCCTGTTGCTCGGCACCGATGCCGTGTTCCTCGCGGGCGCCGTCGCAGCGCAGCGCGCGGAGGAGGATGCCCGCTGGAAGGCACTCAGCGCGTCGACGGATTACGATGGCATGGTGGACTTCGCCCAGACTTCGGTCGCCCGGATGCTGGCGCAGCAGAGGAGCTGA
- a CDS encoding AraC family transcriptional regulator: protein MPADLVPLPSILIERLAALGVDVERLLRHAGLLLSRFQEPRAHLTTREFMAFWHAVEMVGGGRDLGLRIGAEARPQQYDVASMAALHAPNLGEALRKFARYKRVVCPEEVVIEVANGEARFHFHWLLAEGPLPLFLVDATFASILGLARHGTGKRLVPRRVELARRRADAEVLTRHFECKVVFDAPVDLLVFDERALEEPFITHNADLLTLLVPGLESALDERLNRRTLADDVRAALRRRMHGERPSVDKLAKELHLSPRTLQRRLEEDGVTYQGLLDEVRHESARRLLVSTDLDASEVAFLLGYEELNSFIRAFNGWEGTTPNRWRVRAQGDGAKRTSTQ, encoded by the coding sequence GTGCCCGCCGACCTCGTTCCCCTCCCCAGCATCCTCATCGAGCGACTCGCCGCGCTCGGCGTCGACGTCGAGCGCTTGCTGCGACACGCGGGGCTCCTGCTCTCACGCTTCCAGGAGCCCCGCGCCCACCTCACCACCCGCGAGTTCATGGCGTTCTGGCACGCGGTGGAGATGGTGGGTGGGGGACGAGACCTCGGTCTGCGCATCGGCGCGGAGGCGCGGCCCCAGCAGTACGACGTCGCGTCCATGGCGGCGCTGCACGCGCCCAACCTCGGCGAAGCGCTGAGGAAGTTCGCCCGCTACAAGCGCGTCGTGTGCCCGGAGGAAGTGGTCATCGAGGTCGCCAACGGCGAGGCCCGCTTCCACTTCCACTGGCTGCTCGCCGAGGGGCCACTGCCCCTGTTCCTCGTCGATGCCACGTTCGCCTCCATCCTCGGGCTCGCACGCCACGGCACGGGCAAGCGGCTCGTGCCCCGGCGCGTCGAGCTCGCGAGGCGGCGCGCCGACGCGGAGGTGCTCACCCGCCACTTCGAGTGCAAGGTCGTCTTCGACGCGCCGGTGGACCTCCTGGTGTTCGATGAGCGCGCGCTCGAAGAGCCCTTCATCACGCACAACGCGGACCTGCTGACGTTGCTCGTGCCCGGCCTGGAGAGCGCGCTGGACGAACGGCTGAACCGGCGCACGCTCGCGGATGATGTCCGCGCGGCGCTCCGCCGCCGGATGCACGGGGAGCGTCCCTCCGTCGACAAGCTCGCGAAGGAGCTGCACCTGAGCCCGCGCACGCTCCAGCGGCGGCTCGAGGAAGACGGGGTGACGTACCAGGGGTTGCTCGACGAGGTCCGCCACGAGTCCGCGCGCCGGCTCCTCGTGAGCACGGACCTGGACGCCAGCGAGGTGGCGTTCCTGCTGGGCTACGAGGAGCTGAACTCCTTCATCCGCGCGTTCAACGGCTGGGAGGGGACGACTCCCAACCGCTGGCGCGTGCGTGCTCAGGGCGACGGCGCGAAGCGGACGTCCACCCAGTAG
- a CDS encoding DUF4082 domain-containing protein yields MRLRHSLEAVVAVLFLAVLPRCAPPDSADEALPSAQASQALTPGGGLRFMTYNIKHGEVSSLDSIATVIKGQAPDVVVLQEVDVLTNRSGKVDQATRLGQLTGLNSTFIPSLLSYDGGQYGLAVLSRYPIRSTQRIPLRSAAEQRVLGLVEVELDATHVVPVAVTHFGTTGAAERSNQADDIKAALADKPWALLGGDLNASPTEACITSLKTLFTDAWARGGSGSGYTHDASLPTRRIDYVMLGSAWTSPVTASVVGASSQSDHRPVVVTLILPWSQTLFGDRVPANTVEEADTRSVELGVRFRSNVTGTITALRFYRGTGNANGYVARLWSSTGTLLAQVPVSDGRIPGWQEVALPTPVPISANTLYVASYYTSNGLFARDPSGLASAVTSGNLTAPASSSIGGNGVYAYGSGGFPASTYKDTNYWVDVRFAPSP; encoded by the coding sequence ATGCGCCTGAGGCACTCCCTCGAAGCCGTCGTGGCCGTCCTGTTCCTCGCCGTCCTTCCCCGGTGCGCGCCGCCGGACTCAGCGGATGAAGCCCTCCCCTCCGCACAGGCTTCACAGGCGCTCACGCCGGGCGGCGGGCTGCGCTTCATGACGTACAACATCAAGCACGGCGAGGTGAGCAGCCTGGACAGCATCGCCACCGTCATCAAGGGACAGGCGCCGGACGTCGTCGTACTGCAGGAGGTGGATGTCCTCACCAACCGCTCGGGCAAGGTGGACCAGGCCACGAGGCTGGGGCAGCTCACCGGTCTCAACTCCACCTTCATCCCTTCGCTGCTCAGCTACGACGGCGGGCAGTACGGCCTCGCGGTGCTGTCGCGCTACCCCATCCGCTCCACGCAGCGCATTCCCCTGCGCTCCGCCGCCGAGCAGCGCGTGCTCGGTTTGGTGGAGGTGGAACTGGACGCGACGCACGTGGTGCCCGTGGCCGTCACCCACTTCGGCACCACCGGCGCCGCAGAGCGCTCCAATCAGGCCGACGACATCAAGGCGGCGCTGGCCGACAAGCCCTGGGCGCTGCTCGGTGGAGACCTCAACGCCTCGCCTACGGAGGCGTGCATCACCAGCCTGAAGACGCTCTTCACCGATGCCTGGGCGCGCGGCGGCTCGGGCAGCGGCTACACGCACGACGCGAGCCTCCCCACGCGCCGCATCGACTACGTGATGCTCGGCTCCGCGTGGACGTCTCCGGTGACGGCCTCTGTCGTGGGGGCCTCTTCGCAGTCGGACCACCGGCCCGTGGTGGTGACGCTCATCCTCCCCTGGAGCCAGACGCTCTTCGGAGACCGCGTCCCCGCCAACACCGTGGAGGAGGCGGATACGCGCTCCGTCGAGTTGGGCGTGCGCTTCCGCAGCAACGTCACCGGCACCATCACCGCGCTGCGCTTCTACCGGGGCACGGGCAATGCCAACGGCTACGTGGCGCGCCTCTGGAGCAGCACGGGCACGCTGCTCGCCCAGGTGCCCGTGAGCGACGGCCGCATCCCCGGGTGGCAGGAGGTGGCGCTGCCCACGCCCGTGCCCATCAGCGCCAACACGCTCTACGTGGCCTCGTACTACACGTCCAACGGCCTCTTCGCGAGAGACCCGTCCGGGCTCGCGAGCGCCGTCACCAGCGGCAACCTGACGGCGCCCGCCAGCTCCAGCATTGGCGGCAACGGCGTCTATGCCTACGGCTCCGGCGGCTTCCCGGCGAGCACCTACAAGGACACCAACTACTGGGTGGACGTCCGCTTCGCGCCGTCGCCCTGA
- a CDS encoding DUF4476 domain-containing protein: MKAWVLVAALASTTPSLAQSFASKQVSHQWNTKSDVTASVYVTEPEGAIGEISRGGKVLFRAEIPFRWEPRDIGPHQFTVTTKGGETWTKELNIESMKSHQLRVQLASSSSRGGSAPAPAANAAPATEGPPTANVAIGPETYTWNVSSDVTCTVKVLEPEGATGEIWAGNRLVKRLEIPFLYSPNDVGFYKFVVRTADGKVWAKKLEVEGMKMHKLTVKALGAAPAASQEPAPRAEAPAPAPAPRAEAPAPAPTPGHVPGAVSDDDFAQVTEAINDASMSGDKLRVVQMVSRRGRFSVYQVGQLVDMFSMSDDKVNVVRLLRGSIADRKNAYQLLSKFTFSTDKEQVQKLLAAE; the protein is encoded by the coding sequence ATGAAGGCATGGGTCCTGGTCGCGGCGCTGGCTTCGACGACGCCGTCGCTCGCGCAGAGCTTCGCGTCCAAGCAGGTGAGCCACCAGTGGAACACCAAGAGCGACGTCACCGCGTCCGTCTATGTCACCGAGCCCGAGGGCGCCATCGGTGAGATTTCGCGGGGCGGCAAGGTGCTGTTCCGCGCGGAGATTCCGTTCCGCTGGGAGCCGCGCGACATCGGCCCCCACCAGTTCACCGTCACCACGAAGGGTGGGGAGACCTGGACGAAGGAGCTCAACATCGAGTCCATGAAGTCCCACCAACTGCGCGTGCAGCTGGCCTCGTCGTCGTCGCGCGGTGGCTCGGCGCCCGCGCCCGCCGCGAATGCCGCGCCCGCCACGGAGGGGCCACCCACCGCGAACGTCGCCATCGGTCCGGAGACCTATACCTGGAACGTGAGCAGTGACGTGACGTGCACCGTGAAGGTGCTGGAGCCCGAGGGCGCCACCGGTGAAATCTGGGCCGGCAACCGTCTGGTGAAGCGGCTGGAGATTCCCTTCCTCTACAGCCCCAACGACGTCGGCTTCTACAAGTTCGTGGTCCGCACCGCCGACGGCAAGGTGTGGGCGAAGAAGCTCGAAGTGGAAGGCATGAAGATGCACAAGCTCACGGTGAAGGCGCTGGGCGCGGCGCCCGCCGCGTCCCAGGAGCCCGCACCGCGCGCCGAAGCGCCGGCTCCCGCTCCGGCGCCCCGAGCGGAGGCGCCTGCTCCGGCTCCGACTCCCGGGCACGTCCCCGGCGCGGTGAGCGACGACGACTTCGCTCAGGTCACCGAGGCCATCAACGACGCGTCGATGTCCGGCGACAAGCTGCGCGTGGTGCAGATGGTGTCGCGCCGGGGGCGGTTCTCCGTCTACCAGGTGGGGCAGCTCGTGGACATGTTCTCCATGTCCGACGACAAGGTGAATGTCGTGAGGCTGCTGCGCGGGAGCATCGCGGACCGGAAGAACGCGTACCAACTGCTGAGCAAGTTCACCTTCTCCACCGACAAGGAGCAGGTGCAGAAGCTCCTCGCGGCGGAGTGA